Proteins from a single region of Runella sp. SP2:
- the fusA gene encoding elongation factor G, with protein MARDLKFTRNIGIAAHIDAGKTTTTERILYYAGVSHKIGEVHDGAATMDWMAQEQERGITITSAATTVDWKWRDNSYHINIIDTPGHVDFTVEVNRSLRVLDGLVFLFSAVDGVEPQSETNWRLANNYNVARLGFVNKMDRSGADFLNVCKQVKEMLGSYAVPLQLPIGAEDQFKGVVDLINNRGMIWNEHDKGMTYEVVPIPDDMKEEAAEWREKLLEAVAEYDESLMEKFFDDPDSITEDEILTALRAAVIDMKIVPMLCGSSFKNKGVQTMLDYVMALLPSPLDKESIKGTNPDTGAEISRKPSVDEPFAALGFKIATDPYVGRLCFIRAYSGVLEAGSYVLNNRSGNKERISRIFQMHANKQNSIERLEAGDIGAVVGFKDIKTGDTLSDEKNPIVLESMVFPDPVIGYAIEPKKTADQDNFSKAIGKLIEEDPTLQVESNEETGQTIIKGMGELHLEIIIDRMRREFKVEVNQGAPQVAYKEALTKNFEHREVYKKQSGGRGKFADIVFEIGPRDDQKEGEEVKTGLLFVNEIVGGAIPREFIPAVQKGFTDSMKNGALAGYPIDSMKVRLFHGSYHDVDSDSLSFELAARMGFKEAARQAGPKLLEPIMSVEVVSPDEYTGPITGDLNRRRGMMKGMDTKAGSQVIKADVPLSELFGYVTDLRTISSGRATANLTFSHYEFLPNNLAETVIAKSKG; from the coding sequence ATGGCACGTGATTTAAAATTCACAAGAAACATTGGGATTGCTGCTCACATTGATGCGGGTAAAACCACCACAACGGAGCGTATTCTTTATTATGCAGGGGTAAGCCACAAAATCGGTGAAGTACACGACGGTGCAGCGACGATGGACTGGATGGCGCAAGAGCAAGAGCGCGGTATCACCATTACGTCTGCGGCTACAACAGTAGATTGGAAATGGAGAGACAACAGTTACCACATCAACATCATTGACACTCCAGGTCACGTTGACTTTACGGTAGAGGTAAACCGTTCACTTCGCGTATTAGATGGTCTTGTGTTTTTGTTTAGTGCGGTAGATGGTGTTGAGCCTCAATCTGAAACTAACTGGCGTTTGGCCAACAACTATAACGTTGCTCGTTTGGGCTTCGTGAACAAAATGGACCGTTCGGGTGCTGATTTCTTGAACGTGTGCAAGCAAGTAAAAGAAATGTTGGGTAGCTACGCAGTACCTTTGCAGTTGCCTATCGGTGCAGAAGACCAATTCAAAGGGGTGGTTGATTTGATCAACAACCGTGGTATGATTTGGAATGAGCACGATAAAGGAATGACGTATGAAGTTGTGCCTATTCCTGACGATATGAAGGAAGAAGCGGCTGAGTGGCGTGAAAAACTCCTCGAAGCAGTAGCAGAATACGATGAGTCGTTGATGGAGAAATTCTTCGATGATCCAGATTCAATCACGGAAGACGAAATCTTGACTGCTTTGCGTGCAGCGGTGATTGACATGAAAATCGTTCCAATGCTTTGTGGCTCTTCGTTCAAAAACAAAGGAGTACAAACCATGCTTGACTACGTGATGGCGTTGTTGCCTTCACCACTTGACAAAGAAAGCATCAAAGGTACAAACCCAGACACAGGCGCTGAGATTTCTCGCAAGCCAAGTGTTGATGAGCCTTTTGCTGCTTTAGGATTTAAAATTGCAACTGACCCTTACGTAGGTCGTTTGTGTTTTATCCGTGCTTATTCAGGGGTGTTGGAAGCAGGTTCTTATGTGTTGAACAACCGTTCGGGCAACAAAGAGCGTATTTCTCGTATCTTCCAAATGCACGCCAACAAGCAAAACTCAATCGAGCGCTTAGAGGCAGGTGACATTGGTGCGGTGGTAGGTTTTAAAGACATCAAAACGGGAGATACCCTTTCTGATGAGAAAAACCCAATTGTTCTTGAATCAATGGTATTCCCTGATCCAGTTATCGGGTATGCAATTGAGCCTAAGAAAACAGCTGACCAAGATAACTTCTCGAAAGCAATTGGTAAGTTGATTGAAGAGGATCCAACGCTTCAAGTAGAATCAAACGAGGAAACAGGCCAAACCATCATCAAAGGGATGGGTGAGCTTCACTTAGAAATCATCATCGACCGTATGCGTCGTGAGTTTAAAGTAGAAGTAAACCAAGGTGCTCCTCAAGTAGCTTACAAAGAGGCGCTTACGAAAAACTTTGAACACCGCGAAGTATATAAGAAGCAGTCGGGTGGTCGTGGTAAATTTGCCGACATCGTGTTCGAAATCGGGCCACGTGATGACCAGAAAGAAGGAGAAGAAGTTAAAACTGGTTTGTTGTTCGTCAACGAAATCGTGGGTGGTGCTATTCCTCGCGAATTTATCCCTGCGGTACAGAAAGGTTTCACTGACTCTATGAAGAACGGCGCATTGGCTGGTTACCCAATCGATTCAATGAAAGTTCGTCTCTTCCACGGTTCGTACCACGATGTTGACTCTGACTCATTGTCGTTTGAATTGGCAGCTCGTATGGGCTTCAAAGAAGCGGCTCGTCAGGCAGGTCCAAAATTGTTGGAACCAATCATGTCAGTAGAAGTAGTATCGCCAGACGAATACACTGGTCCTATCACAGGTGACTTGAACCGTCGTCGTGGTATGATGAAAGGAATGGATACAAAAGCAGGTTCGCAAGTAATCAAAGCGGATGTACCATTGTCAGAATTGTTTGGTTACGTAACTGACCTTCGTACGATTTCATCGGGTCGTGCAACTGCTAACTTGACGTTCTCGCACTATGAATTCTTGCCAAACAACTTGGCGGAAACCGTAATCGCTAAGTCGAAAGGATAA
- the rpsJ gene encoding 30S ribosomal protein S10, with product MNQKIRIKLKSFDHNLVDKSADRIVKAVKSTGAVVSGPIPLPTEKQIYTVLRSPHVNKKSREQFQLCTYKRLIDIHSSSAKTVDALMKLELPSGVDVEIKV from the coding sequence ATGAACCAGAAGATTCGTATCAAATTGAAGTCATTTGACCACAACTTGGTGGACAAATCGGCCGATCGTATCGTGAAAGCGGTAAAATCAACGGGAGCTGTGGTAAGCGGACCTATTCCATTGCCTACAGAGAAGCAAATCTACACAGTTTTGCGTTCACCTCACGTAAACAAAAAATCACGCGAGCAGTTCCAACTTTGCACTTACAAGCGCCTTATCGACATCCACTCGTCAAGCGCTAAAACTGTAGATGCCTTGATGAAACTTGAGTTGCCAAGTGGTGTTGATGTCGAAATTAAAGTTTAA
- a CDS encoding arylsulfatase, whose amino-acid sequence MRKIFWSFALFCLCLLAHGQASKPNVIIIYADDLGYGDVSCYGAKKVATPNIDRLAKKGIRFTNAHTTAATCTPSRYSLLTGEYAWRKPGTGVATGDAAALILPGRSTLPQVFQQAGYQTGVVGKWHLGLGPQGGPDWNGEVKPSPLDIGFHESFIMAATGDRVPCVYVDNRRVVNLDPNDPIKVSFKEPIGNEPTGRANPELLKMKHSHGHDFTIINGIGRIGYMTGGKSARWKDEDMADIFTQKAVSFIENHAKQPFFLYFATQDIHVPRVPHERFAGKSGMGPRGDVILQLDWAVGKVLETLDRLGITQNTMIVFSSDNGPVVDDGYQDQAVELLNGHTPAGPLRGGKYSAFDAGTRVPFIVSWPQKIKAGVSPALVSQIDLLASFASLTGQTFDATTAPDTRNYLPALLGKDQKGRDHVIEHAGTFSVIQGDWKYIEPSNRAKMSVETNTELGNDTKPQLYNLKTDLGEKNNLAEANPTKLKELEELLKSVKELKK is encoded by the coding sequence ATGAGAAAAATTTTCTGGTCTTTTGCCTTGTTTTGCCTTTGCTTGTTGGCGCATGGCCAAGCCTCCAAACCCAACGTCATTATCATTTATGCCGACGACCTCGGCTACGGGGATGTAAGTTGTTACGGTGCAAAAAAAGTCGCTACGCCCAACATCGACCGACTGGCTAAAAAAGGAATCCGATTTACCAACGCCCACACCACTGCTGCTACTTGTACGCCTTCGCGCTACTCGTTGCTGACGGGCGAGTATGCTTGGCGAAAGCCTGGGACGGGGGTGGCCACTGGCGATGCCGCCGCCCTGATTTTGCCAGGTCGTAGTACGTTGCCACAGGTTTTCCAACAAGCAGGCTACCAAACGGGAGTTGTTGGGAAATGGCATTTGGGCTTAGGGCCGCAAGGTGGCCCCGATTGGAATGGCGAAGTTAAACCAAGCCCGCTGGACATTGGCTTCCATGAGTCATTTATCATGGCAGCTACGGGCGACCGCGTACCCTGTGTGTATGTCGATAATCGCCGTGTGGTTAACCTCGACCCCAACGACCCCATCAAGGTGAGTTTTAAAGAACCTATTGGCAACGAGCCGACGGGCCGTGCCAACCCCGAACTGCTCAAAATGAAACATTCGCACGGGCATGACTTTACCATCATCAACGGAATTGGGCGCATTGGCTACATGACGGGAGGGAAAAGTGCCCGTTGGAAAGACGAAGACATGGCCGACATTTTTACTCAAAAAGCCGTTTCGTTCATCGAAAACCACGCCAAACAGCCCTTTTTCTTGTATTTCGCCACCCAAGACATCCACGTACCACGCGTACCTCACGAACGGTTTGCGGGGAAAAGTGGCATGGGACCACGCGGTGACGTGATTCTGCAACTGGACTGGGCAGTAGGCAAGGTGCTAGAAACGCTCGACCGACTGGGCATCACCCAAAATACAATGATTGTCTTTTCGAGCGACAATGGCCCTGTGGTGGACGATGGCTACCAAGACCAAGCCGTCGAACTGCTCAATGGGCATACGCCTGCGGGACCGCTGCGGGGCGGCAAATACAGCGCGTTTGACGCAGGAACGCGCGTGCCGTTTATTGTGAGTTGGCCACAAAAAATCAAGGCGGGGGTTTCTCCCGCGCTGGTGAGTCAAATCGACTTGTTGGCTTCGTTTGCTAGTTTGACAGGGCAAACGTTTGATGCCACTACTGCCCCCGACACGCGCAATTACTTGCCTGCGCTGTTGGGCAAAGACCAAAAAGGCCGCGACCACGTGATTGAACACGCGGGGACGTTTTCGGTCATTCAAGGCGATTGGAAGTACATTGAACCCAGCAACCGCGCTAAAATGAGCGTTGAAACGAATACAGAATTAGGGAACGATACAAAACCTCAGTTGTATAACCTAAAAACGGATTTGGGAGAAAAAAATAACCTAGCCGAGGCTAACCCTACAAAGCTGAAAGAGTTGGAGGAATTGCTAAAAAGTGTCAAGGAGTTGAAGAAATAA
- a CDS encoding RimK family alpha-L-glutamate ligase, giving the protein MKKIGILHGMENTFPQAFVERVNQLDGKNIVAEPVLIDRVVQGEATDYAVIIDRISQDVPFYRAFLKNAALCGTAVINNPFWWSADEKFFNNALAVKLGVPVPNTVLMPSKERPDDTTEMSFRNLKMPMAWGEMFDYVGFPAYMKPHAGGGWKSVYKINDMDDLWHKHAETEQLVMLLQSEVTFEDYYRCYCLGGKYVHIMPYEPRNPHHLRYATQPKTTGEAHKKLIATITDYVLRLNKALGYDFNTVEFAVHNGIPYAIDFCNPAPDADIHSVGQENFDWIVDNAAKMAIEKAQAHKDGQTNLTWGSFVRTSAMNLPISHLAKGDVEATEEKPKKAAPKAKAEAPAKKAPKKK; this is encoded by the coding sequence ATGAAAAAAATAGGAATCTTACACGGAATGGAAAATACGTTTCCGCAGGCATTTGTGGAGCGTGTCAATCAATTGGACGGAAAAAATATTGTAGCTGAACCCGTACTCATCGACCGCGTAGTACAAGGTGAAGCCACGGATTATGCCGTCATCATCGACCGTATTTCGCAAGATGTACCGTTTTATCGGGCTTTTTTGAAAAATGCCGCTTTGTGCGGAACGGCCGTTATCAATAACCCTTTTTGGTGGAGTGCTGATGAGAAGTTTTTTAACAACGCCTTGGCCGTAAAATTGGGTGTTCCTGTGCCAAACACGGTGTTAATGCCTTCCAAAGAACGCCCTGACGACACGACAGAAATGTCGTTCCGTAACTTAAAAATGCCGATGGCTTGGGGAGAAATGTTTGACTATGTAGGTTTCCCCGCGTACATGAAGCCACACGCAGGTGGTGGTTGGAAGAGCGTTTATAAAATCAATGACATGGACGACCTTTGGCACAAACACGCCGAAACCGAGCAGTTGGTGATGCTTCTCCAAAGCGAAGTGACGTTTGAAGATTATTACCGTTGCTACTGCCTAGGTGGTAAATACGTTCACATCATGCCTTACGAACCACGCAATCCGCACCATCTGCGGTACGCGACGCAGCCAAAAACAACGGGCGAGGCACACAAAAAATTGATTGCAACCATTACCGATTACGTACTTCGTTTGAACAAAGCCTTAGGCTACGATTTTAACACGGTAGAATTTGCGGTACACAACGGCATTCCGTACGCGATTGACTTCTGTAACCCTGCTCCTGACGCTGATATCCATTCGGTAGGACAAGAAAACTTTGATTGGATTGTCGATAACGCCGCTAAAATGGCGATTGAAAAAGCCCAAGCCCACAAAGACGGCCAAACCAATTTGACATGGGGCTCGTTTGTGCGCACTTCGGCGATGAACTTGCCGATTAGCCATTTGGCCAAAGGCGACGTAGAAGCCACCGAAGAAAAGCCTAAAAAAGCAGCACCTAAAGCGAAAGCCGAAGCTCCTGCAAAAAAAGCGCCGAAAAAGAAATAA
- a CDS encoding dihydrofolate reductase family protein, with protein MRRIIIQEFISLDGIIQAPGAPEEDPSNGFKYGGWTAPFFYKADEEADAFMQNNLSPTDLLLGRNTYELFAAYWPERADGWPGINEVTKYVVSNNPLELTWVNSEQISGDVVTRLKELKAGDGSILKVIGSGNFAQTLFQHELVDELWLMIFPVILGTGKRLFGEGIIPTSFTMVESLVTSNGVIFANYKRTGEVKTGTIGG; from the coding sequence ATGCGACGAATCATCATCCAAGAATTTATTTCATTGGACGGAATAATCCAAGCTCCTGGAGCCCCCGAAGAAGACCCATCCAACGGGTTCAAATACGGTGGTTGGACGGCTCCATTCTTCTACAAGGCTGACGAGGAAGCCGATGCCTTCATGCAAAACAACCTCAGCCCTACCGATCTTCTTTTAGGGCGCAACACGTATGAGCTTTTTGCTGCCTATTGGCCCGAACGTGCCGACGGATGGCCTGGTATTAATGAAGTCACCAAATACGTTGTATCAAACAATCCGCTGGAACTTACTTGGGTAAACTCTGAGCAAATCAGCGGGGATGTCGTGACTCGCCTCAAAGAACTTAAAGCGGGAGATGGCTCAATTTTGAAAGTGATTGGCAGTGGAAATTTTGCTCAAACCTTATTTCAACACGAGTTAGTGGATGAACTTTGGCTCATGATTTTTCCAGTCATTCTCGGAACAGGTAAGCGGCTGTTTGGAGAAGGGATTATTCCTACTTCATTTACGATGGTCGAAAGTCTAGTTACTTCCAACGGGGTCATTTTTGCTAATTATAAGCGAACAGGAGAAGTCAAAACGGGAACGATTGGTGGATAA
- a CDS encoding DUF6089 family protein — MTRLLGSFVISALLLLSARAAFCQSMHRWEVGIGTGTVGYLGDLNRHDLWPREFRPSVNLYARKYIGDVVALRYNVQGGQFWGRDKHYPTRLSRNLTLETNFVENSLLLEWDFYNMNPIFYRQQNGFQSFFSPYFFSGISVVYAKPQINFDESQTPYTWIREGIAIDRAANYSAFHLSFPVGLGIKYDVSPEWIVGLEASFRLSTSDYLDGVSYAGNAKKNDAYQVATFNITRRLGLYKMRIRRRW, encoded by the coding sequence ATGACGCGATTATTGGGTTCATTCGTTATTTCGGCACTATTATTGTTATCAGCCCGTGCAGCATTTTGCCAGTCGATGCACCGCTGGGAAGTAGGTATCGGCACGGGCACAGTAGGTTATTTAGGCGACCTCAATCGGCACGATTTATGGCCAAGAGAATTTCGTCCCTCCGTCAATCTTTATGCAAGAAAGTACATTGGAGACGTGGTAGCACTTCGCTACAACGTTCAAGGAGGGCAATTTTGGGGGCGCGATAAGCACTACCCCACTCGCCTTTCTCGCAATTTGACCTTGGAAACCAATTTTGTTGAAAACTCGCTCTTGCTCGAATGGGATTTCTACAACATGAACCCGATTTTTTATCGTCAACAAAATGGATTTCAATCCTTCTTTTCGCCTTATTTCTTTTCGGGCATATCGGTAGTTTATGCCAAACCTCAAATCAACTTCGACGAAAGCCAAACTCCCTACACTTGGATACGTGAAGGCATTGCCATCGACCGCGCCGCCAACTACAGTGCTTTTCATTTGTCCTTCCCCGTTGGGTTGGGTATCAAATACGATGTTTCTCCCGAGTGGATTGTAGGGCTTGAAGCGTCTTTTAGGCTTTCAACTTCTGATTATTTAGACGGGGTTAGTTATGCTGGCAATGCCAAGAAAAACGACGCGTATCAAGTCGCTACCTTCAACATTACCCGTCGATTAGGGTTATACAAAATGCGAATTCGTCGCCGATGGTAG
- a CDS encoding potassium transporter KefB — protein sequence MTPTNAFAPQPFQPAPFIKRSVIGASIALAIIAFFVFSVNTPRPEWGTFWMVKPLIITPLAGAAGGGATYLVSLLGTQNGWQKALAILVSVVGYIIALWLGIVLGLNGTLWN from the coding sequence ATGACACCAACCAACGCTTTCGCCCCGCAGCCCTTTCAGCCTGCACCTTTTATCAAGCGCTCTGTCATCGGAGCGAGTATTGCGCTCGCCATCATTGCTTTTTTTGTTTTTAGTGTCAATACGCCAAGACCAGAATGGGGTACTTTCTGGATGGTAAAACCACTCATTATTACCCCTTTGGCTGGAGCAGCGGGCGGTGGAGCTACTTACTTGGTAAGTCTGTTAGGTACACAAAACGGCTGGCAAAAAGCACTTGCTATTCTCGTGAGTGTGGTAGGGTACATTATCGCCCTCTGGTTAGGAATTGTACTAGGTCTCAACGGTACTTTGTGGAATTAA
- a CDS encoding carboxylate-amine ligase has product MHKFTIGIEEEFQTIDPETRALRSHMSKIVEDGKIILKERVTAEMHQSVVEVGTNICTNIQEARQEVTYLRKMIIDLAKQQNLRIAAAGTHPFSDWQDELITPNERYDKLIEEMRDVARGNLIFGLHVHIGIPDRDTGVKLLNSLTYFLPHIYALSTNSPFWCGRNTGFKSYRSKVFDKFPRTGIPEYFETAHDYDDYVNLLIKTGCIDNGKKIWWDMRLHPFYNTIEYRVCDIPMRADETICLAALMQALVVKIYKLMSKNLNFQHYRKILINENKWRAARYGIHGKLIDFGRKEEVPYFKLAEELLEFVDDVLDELGSRKEVEYIHKILEMGTGADRQLAVWEATHDLSRVVDYIVEETSYGL; this is encoded by the coding sequence ATGCACAAGTTTACTATCGGCATTGAAGAAGAATTTCAAACAATAGACCCCGAAACCCGTGCCCTTCGCTCGCACATGTCAAAGATTGTTGAGGATGGAAAAATCATTCTCAAAGAACGTGTGACGGCCGAAATGCACCAGTCGGTGGTGGAGGTAGGAACCAATATTTGTACCAATATTCAGGAAGCGCGCCAAGAAGTTACGTACCTGCGCAAGATGATTATTGACCTTGCAAAACAGCAAAACTTACGGATTGCTGCCGCAGGAACGCACCCGTTTTCGGATTGGCAAGACGAATTAATTACGCCCAACGAACGCTACGACAAGCTCATCGAAGAAATGCGCGACGTGGCTCGGGGAAATTTGATTTTTGGTTTGCACGTTCACATCGGGATTCCTGACCGCGATACAGGGGTGAAGTTGCTCAACTCGCTGACGTATTTTTTACCGCACATCTATGCCCTTTCGACCAATTCGCCTTTTTGGTGTGGGCGCAACACAGGCTTTAAATCGTATCGGTCGAAGGTGTTTGATAAGTTTCCACGAACGGGCATTCCTGAATACTTCGAAACGGCGCACGATTACGACGACTACGTCAATTTGCTCATCAAAACGGGCTGTATCGACAACGGTAAGAAGATTTGGTGGGATATGCGTTTGCACCCGTTCTACAATACCATCGAATACCGCGTGTGTGACATTCCGATGCGTGCCGACGAGACCATTTGTTTGGCGGCATTAATGCAGGCATTGGTAGTGAAGATTTACAAATTGATGAGCAAAAACCTCAATTTTCAACACTACCGTAAAATCCTCATTAATGAAAATAAGTGGCGCGCCGCTCGGTATGGTATTCACGGAAAACTGATTGATTTTGGGCGCAAAGAAGAAGTGCCTTATTTCAAATTGGCGGAAGAACTCCTTGAGTTTGTCGATGATGTCTTGGATGAACTAGGAAGCCGTAAAGAAGTAGAGTACATCCACAAAATCTTAGAAATGGGCACAGGTGCCGACCGACAGTTAGCCGTCTGGGAAGCCACCCACGATTTGAGTCGCGTGGTCGATTACATTGTCGAAGAGACATCTTATGGATTGTGA
- a CDS encoding DUF4153 domain-containing protein — MKDLITAHINEPQQLEKLYRSNKALFKRTFNSVYPELKGNSIADVWHERLSYDSDDIQWGTSQDLALLVGASLVAGLIAKLPAFAQLNEEFFYTRNIGFIIFPLLTAYFGWKNNVSTKTMALLAGAFVVAVVFINSLPDQPTSDTLTLSCIHLILFSWSILGFAFVGDSNHPEKRLGYLKYNGDLVVMTTLIVISGGILSMITVGLFSLINLDIGKFYFENIGVFGLAAAPLVGTYLTQTNPHLVGKVSPVIAKIFSPLVLVMLVVYLGAIIYSGKDPYNNREFLMVFNALLIGVMALIFFSIAETSKTSHHRAQVWVLFLLSALTIVVNGVALSAILFRISEWGITPNRTAVLGGNLLILVNLLLVMIQLSKVLTQKATLANVGKTIAIYLPIYSLWTIVVTFLFPFLFGFK; from the coding sequence ATGAAAGACCTAATCACAGCGCATATCAACGAGCCGCAGCAGCTTGAGAAGCTGTACCGCTCCAATAAAGCATTATTCAAACGTACTTTTAACTCCGTTTATCCCGAACTGAAAGGGAACTCCATCGCCGACGTTTGGCATGAACGATTAAGCTACGACAGCGACGATATTCAATGGGGTACAAGCCAAGACCTTGCCCTTCTGGTGGGGGCATCTTTGGTGGCGGGTCTCATTGCCAAACTCCCTGCTTTTGCCCAGCTCAACGAAGAGTTTTTTTATACCCGCAACATCGGATTTATCATTTTCCCGCTTCTGACCGCCTATTTTGGTTGGAAAAACAACGTTTCGACAAAGACAATGGCCCTACTTGCAGGAGCATTTGTTGTGGCAGTTGTCTTTATTAACAGTCTTCCCGACCAACCCACAAGCGATACCCTGACGCTATCCTGCATTCACCTTATTTTGTTTTCGTGGTCTATTCTTGGGTTTGCCTTTGTGGGTGACTCCAACCACCCCGAAAAACGGTTGGGCTATCTCAAATACAACGGCGACTTGGTGGTGATGACCACGCTGATTGTCATTTCGGGCGGCATATTAAGTATGATTACTGTCGGTCTGTTTTCGTTGATAAATCTTGACATCGGTAAGTTTTATTTTGAAAACATCGGTGTTTTTGGACTTGCCGCCGCGCCTTTGGTAGGCACTTACCTTACCCAAACCAATCCGCATTTGGTAGGCAAAGTATCACCCGTTATTGCCAAAATTTTCAGTCCGTTGGTGTTGGTGATGCTAGTGGTGTACCTCGGTGCCATCATTTATTCGGGCAAAGACCCGTACAACAACCGTGAGTTTTTGATGGTATTTAATGCCCTGCTCATTGGAGTGATGGCGCTCATTTTCTTTTCGATTGCCGAAACCTCCAAAACTTCTCACCACCGCGCCCAAGTATGGGTACTGTTTCTGCTCTCGGCGCTGACAATTGTGGTCAATGGCGTGGCACTCTCGGCGATTTTGTTTCGGATTTCGGAATGGGGCATTACCCCCAACCGTACGGCCGTATTGGGCGGAAACTTGCTTATTTTGGTGAATTTATTGCTCGTAATGATACAGCTTTCCAAAGTACTGACCCAAAAGGCTACTCTCGCCAACGTGGGAAAAACAATTGCGATTTATTTACCTATTTACAGCCTCTGGACCATCGTCGTGACGTTCTTGTTTCCCTTTTTGTTTGGGTTTAAGTAA
- a CDS encoding HIT family protein — MPSIFTRIVNGEIPCHKIAETDDFLAFLDVFPCAPGHTLVIPKQEVDYIFDLDNALYTGLMQFSKAVAAAVEKAVPCKRIGVAVVGLEVPHAHVHLIPLNSMADMNFNNKLKMSQEELAEIATKIRKELL; from the coding sequence ATGCCTTCTATTTTCACTCGTATCGTTAATGGAGAAATTCCGTGCCACAAAATCGCTGAAACTGACGATTTTTTAGCCTTTCTTGACGTTTTCCCTTGCGCACCTGGACATACCCTCGTCATTCCAAAACAAGAAGTCGATTATATTTTTGATTTAGACAATGCCCTTTACACGGGATTGATGCAGTTTTCAAAAGCAGTGGCGGCCGCCGTAGAAAAAGCGGTTCCGTGCAAGCGAATTGGTGTTGCGGTGGTAGGGCTTGAAGTCCCTCACGCCCACGTACACCTTATCCCGCTCAACAGCATGGCAGACATGAACTTTAATAACAAGCTCAAAATGAGCCAAGAAGAACTGGCAGAAATTGCCACGAAGATCAGAAAGGAACTGCTCTAG
- a CDS encoding serine hydrolase, producing the protein MKPALFLFLFAVQIVFAQKNASQLLDSEVSTVVEKYIAENKIPGAVVAIKKGNKVLLKKAFGYAKLKEFDGSVSDHPETMTVNHLFDIASLTKVIGTTTAIMKLHDEGKLNVDDPASKYVKGLDEGDKAKITLRHLLTHTSGMYEWYPLYYFSQQRATTYEFIKQLPLKYPVGEGRHYSDLGFTILGEIIEKVSGKSLDVYVKTDIFTPLKMTKTTYKPDKKANIIAATSLGNPYEKRMVEDPSLGFVLKDLDPKSWNGWRQYVLQGEVNDGNAWYANEGISGAAGLFSTVDDLQKLVDMLKNNGKVRGKSFISEKTVALFLTQDTFKNGFGWMMDPINSFMKNGPVGTFGHTGFTGTSISVVPEKKLSVIILINRQNMGLQATKDYFNPNPIRDAIFKAAMK; encoded by the coding sequence ATGAAACCCGCCCTTTTTCTTTTTTTATTCGCTGTTCAAATCGTTTTTGCCCAAAAGAACGCCTCTCAATTATTGGACAGTGAGGTTAGCACTGTCGTTGAGAAATACATTGCCGAAAATAAAATTCCAGGGGCGGTAGTAGCCATCAAAAAGGGAAATAAGGTGTTGCTCAAAAAAGCGTTTGGATACGCAAAACTGAAGGAATTTGACGGCTCAGTGTCGGACCATCCCGAAACGATGACGGTAAATCACTTGTTTGATATTGCTTCATTGACCAAAGTGATTGGGACAACCACGGCCATCATGAAGCTACACGACGAAGGAAAACTCAACGTGGACGACCCCGCATCAAAATACGTCAAAGGCTTAGACGAAGGAGACAAAGCCAAAATTACCCTCCGTCATTTGTTGACGCACACGTCGGGGATGTACGAGTGGTATCCGTTGTACTATTTTTCGCAACAACGCGCTACTACTTATGAGTTTATCAAACAATTACCGCTGAAATATCCCGTGGGTGAAGGGCGTCATTATTCGGATTTGGGCTTTACGATTTTGGGCGAAATTATCGAAAAGGTGTCGGGGAAATCGTTGGATGTTTACGTTAAAACGGACATTTTTACCCCGCTCAAAATGACTAAAACGACCTATAAGCCTGATAAAAAGGCAAATATCATCGCAGCGACGTCATTGGGAAATCCCTACGAAAAACGGATGGTGGAAGACCCTTCTTTGGGATTTGTGCTCAAAGACCTTGACCCGAAAAGCTGGAACGGCTGGCGACAGTACGTTTTGCAAGGAGAAGTAAACGACGGTAATGCGTGGTACGCCAACGAAGGAATTTCGGGCGCGGCGGGGCTATTCTCGACCGTAGATGACCTGCAAAAATTGGTAGATATGCTCAAAAACAACGGCAAAGTCAGAGGGAAATCGTTTATTTCAGAAAAAACTGTAGCACTTTTTTTGACCCAAGATACCTTCAAGAACGGCTTTGGCTGGATGATGGATCCGATAAATTCCTTCATGAAAAATGGCCCAGTGGGTACGTTTGGTCACACGGGCTTTACGGGAACGAGCATTTCGGTAGTTCCTGAAAAAAAACTCTCCGTGATTATTCTCATCAACCGTCAAAACATGGGTTTACAAGCCACCAAAGACTATTTTAACCCAAACCCAATTCGCGACGCCATCTTTAAAGCCGCAATGAAGTAA